One genomic region from Cucumis melo cultivar AY chromosome 9, USDA_Cmelo_AY_1.0, whole genome shotgun sequence encodes:
- the LOC103498737 gene encoding NAP1-related protein 2-like, which translates to MVADKPKKSKPADKLDADEPDHIDVELVHFIEKLQEVQDELEKVNEEAGDKVLEVEQKYNEIRRPVYLKRNEVIKTIPDFWLTAFLSHPALCDLLTEEDQKIFRHLDSLGVEDQKDVKMGYSIMFSFNENPYFEDRKLEKTYTFFEDGAIKITGTTIKWKDGSGASNGVNGEKKGKKRPLTEDSFFSWFGETDQKDITELHDEVAEIIKEDLWPNPLKYFNNDIDEDEEDSDGEDDEENGDEDDDEGEE; encoded by the exons ATGGTCGCCGATAAGCCTAAAAAATCCAAGCCCGCCGACAAACTTGACGCCGACGAACCTGACCACATTGACGTCGAGCTTGTCCATTTCATCGAGAAGTTACAGGAGGTTCAAGACGAACTCGAGAAG GTTAATGAAGAAGCAGGTGACAAAGTTTTGGAAGTTGAACAGAAATATAATGAGATAAGGCGGCCTGTCTATTTGAAACGGAATGAAGTTATCAAAACTATTCCAGACTTTTGGTTAACTGCT TTCTTGAGTCATCCTGCACTTTGTGATCTCTTGACTGAAGAAGATCAGAAG ATCTTTAGGCATTTAGATTCTCTTGGAGTGGAGGATCAAAAGGATGTAAAGATGGGCTATTCCATCATGTTT AGTTTCAATGAGAATCCTTATTTTGAAGATAGAAAGCTAGAGAAGACATATACATTCTTTGAAGATGGAGCAATTAAAATTACTGGAACAACAATCAAGTGGAAGGATGGCTCG GGTGCCTCAAACGGAGTTAATGgtgagaagaaagggaagaaacgacCGCTGACTGAAGACAG CTTCTTCAGTTGGTTTGGTGAAACCGATCAAAAGGATATCACTGAGCTTCATGATGAA GTAGCTGAGATAATAAAAGAGGACCTATGGCCCAATCCtttgaaatatttcaacaaT GATATTGATGAAGACGAAGAGGACTCTGATGGGGAAGATGATGAG GAGAATGGAGACGAAGACGACGACGAAGGCGAAGAGTGA